Proteins encoded in a region of the Streptomyces sp. NBC_00310 genome:
- a CDS encoding amino acid deaminase/aldolase translates to MTARAADRARYDRATAHLDAPLAIVDLDAFDANADDLLRRAGGKPIRVASKSVRCRALLERVLAREGFQGIMSFTLAESLWLARSGFEDILLAYPSADHEAFAELAGDPKLAAAVTVMVDDPAQLQLIDNSRRGGTEVVRVCLELDTSLKLLGGRVRVGALRSPLRSAAQVGEMARAVAERPGFKLVGIMAYEGHIAGVGDSVAGRPFRSRAIRLMQATAKKELATRRAEVVRAVRRVAPDLEFVNGGGTGSVQHTAAEDAVTEIGAGSGLYVPRLFDNYTSFSGRPAALFAMPVVRRPGVGVVTVLGGGYPASGAPGPDRLPVPYLPEGLKYDPQEGPGEVQTPLLGAPADDLLLGDKVWFRHAKAGELCERFDVLHLVEGDEVTAAVPTYRGEGHTFL, encoded by the coding sequence ATGACTGCGCGCGCCGCCGACCGGGCCCGGTACGACCGGGCCACAGCTCATCTCGACGCCCCTCTGGCGATCGTCGACCTCGACGCCTTCGACGCGAACGCCGACGACCTCCTCCGCAGGGCCGGCGGCAAGCCGATCCGCGTCGCGAGCAAGTCCGTTCGCTGCCGGGCGCTCCTGGAGCGGGTCCTGGCCCGTGAGGGCTTCCAGGGCATCATGTCGTTCACCCTCGCCGAGTCCCTGTGGCTGGCCCGTTCCGGTTTCGAGGACATCCTCCTCGCCTACCCGTCGGCCGACCACGAGGCCTTCGCCGAACTGGCGGGCGATCCCAAGCTCGCCGCCGCGGTGACCGTCATGGTCGACGACCCCGCCCAGCTCCAGCTGATCGACAACTCCCGGCGGGGCGGCACCGAAGTCGTGCGCGTCTGCCTGGAGTTGGACACCTCGCTGAAGCTGCTCGGCGGACGGGTGCGCGTCGGCGCCCTGCGCTCCCCGTTGCGCTCCGCCGCGCAGGTCGGCGAGATGGCCCGCGCCGTCGCCGAGCGCCCGGGGTTCAAGCTGGTCGGGATCATGGCGTACGAGGGCCATATCGCCGGTGTCGGCGACTCGGTGGCCGGGCGGCCGTTCCGGTCGCGTGCCATCCGGCTGATGCAGGCCACCGCGAAGAAGGAGCTGGCCACGCGGCGGGCCGAAGTGGTGCGCGCCGTACGGCGGGTGGCGCCGGACCTGGAGTTCGTCAACGGCGGCGGCACGGGCAGTGTGCAGCACACGGCGGCGGAGGACGCGGTCACCGAGATCGGCGCCGGTTCCGGGCTCTATGTGCCTCGGCTCTTCGACAACTACACCTCGTTCAGCGGGCGTCCGGCCGCGCTGTTCGCCATGCCCGTCGTACGGCGCCCCGGGGTCGGGGTCGTCACCGTCCTGGGCGGCGGCTACCCGGCCTCCGGCGCGCCCGGCCCCGACCGGCTGCCGGTGCCGTATCTGCCCGAGGGGCTGAAGTACGACCCGCAGGAGGGCCCCGGCGAGGTGCAGACCCCGCTGCTCGGCGCGCCCGCGGACGACCTGCTGCTCGGCGACAAGGTGTGGTTCCGGCACGCCAAGGCCGGCGAGCTGTGCGAGCGGTTCGACGTGCTGCACCTGGTCGAGGGCGACGAGGTGACGGCGGCCGTGCCGACGTACCGCGGCGAGGGCCACACGTTCCTGTAG
- a CDS encoding DUF2510 domain-containing protein, which produces MSSSPPPGWYSDPSFPLTERWWDGTAWTDHRRQPEQPVQPVFQPQPPPGRGAGRTKVVALAAVGAVLVAGAVTGGVLLLGKDGDGGQETRTATTSPTSDADGNDSPSPTKPATASPTGDPSVVVDDLNGITFPIPDGWEDGDRSGEEDAVLVTDGTFDCPGEGGVCRGGVVVSRTVTGSDETSPKALAENDIEDAANDAFDRDVLDRQPYDGITGHEVVGSGSVAVAGRAGYYVRWRVTTGAGPGGYVQSLVFPSGRGSEAPVLVRFAVDAGDDGPPVGDIDEIVEGIRPVGDAGGDGDTGGGVGSSLGPS; this is translated from the coding sequence ATGAGCAGTTCGCCTCCGCCCGGCTGGTACAGCGACCCGTCCTTCCCGCTCACCGAACGCTGGTGGGACGGGACCGCCTGGACCGATCACCGGCGCCAGCCGGAGCAGCCCGTGCAGCCGGTGTTCCAGCCGCAGCCGCCCCCGGGCAGGGGCGCCGGCCGCACCAAGGTCGTCGCGCTGGCCGCCGTCGGGGCCGTCCTGGTCGCCGGGGCGGTCACCGGCGGGGTCCTCCTGCTCGGCAAGGACGGCGACGGCGGCCAGGAGACGAGGACCGCCACGACCTCCCCGACCTCCGACGCCGACGGGAACGACAGCCCGTCCCCCACGAAGCCCGCCACCGCGTCCCCCACCGGCGACCCGAGCGTCGTCGTGGACGACCTCAACGGCATCACCTTCCCGATCCCCGACGGCTGGGAGGACGGCGACCGATCCGGCGAGGAGGACGCGGTCCTGGTCACGGACGGCACCTTCGACTGCCCCGGCGAGGGCGGGGTGTGCCGCGGTGGCGTCGTCGTCTCACGGACCGTCACCGGCAGCGACGAGACCTCCCCGAAGGCCCTCGCCGAGAACGACATCGAGGACGCCGCCAACGACGCCTTCGACCGCGACGTCCTGGACCGGCAGCCGTACGACGGCATCACCGGCCACGAGGTCGTCGGCTCCGGTTCGGTCGCCGTCGCGGGCCGGGCCGGCTACTACGTGCGCTGGCGCGTCACGACCGGGGCCGGACCCGGCGGCTACGTCCAGTCCCTCGTCTTCCCGTCCGGCCGCGGCTCCGAGGCCCCGGTCCTCGTCCGGTTCGCCGTCGACGCGGGCGACGACGGTCCGCCGGTCGGGGACATCGACGAGATCGTCGAGGGCATCCGGCCGGTGGGCGACGCGGGCGGGGACGGGGATACGGGCGGGGGAGTGGGCAGCAGCCTCGGCCCGTCGTGA
- a CDS encoding serine hydrolase: MPSPRARRLARPSGRRPFVHAALVALVLVGGTAAGTVYMRAQAQDGGSSAVSSSASSSVSPSPSASASTAPGADTVAEEASVEPVAAPEADHDELLAAALADVAVEDGAAVSVAVLDVASGDSAGYGDARFDTASIVKTDILAALLLQAQDAGRQLTAQEKAYASTMIRDSDNVSATALWMAIGRADGLDAANERFGLTDTEGGDGLYWGLTQTTASDQLALLQQVFGDDDTSVLSAASRAYVQELMGQIAAGQDWGVSAAVSGSPAAAFALKNGWLPRTATGLWVINSVGRVTVDGREYLVAVVSNGNTTKAKGISLVEAAAKAAVSVFGDTESPADATVTASAATTS; the protein is encoded by the coding sequence ATGCCCTCTCCCAGAGCGCGTCGCCTCGCCCGCCCGTCCGGGCGCCGTCCGTTCGTCCACGCCGCGCTCGTCGCTCTCGTCCTGGTGGGCGGCACGGCCGCCGGGACGGTGTACATGAGGGCCCAGGCGCAGGACGGCGGGAGTTCCGCCGTATCGTCGTCGGCGTCATCGTCGGTATCGCCCTCGCCCTCGGCCTCCGCCTCCACCGCGCCGGGCGCGGACACGGTCGCTGAGGAGGCTTCGGTGGAACCAGTGGCGGCGCCCGAGGCGGACCACGACGAGCTGCTCGCGGCGGCCCTGGCGGACGTGGCCGTCGAGGACGGGGCGGCGGTGTCCGTGGCCGTGCTCGACGTGGCGTCCGGGGACTCGGCCGGGTACGGGGACGCACGGTTCGACACCGCCAGCATCGTGAAGACGGACATCCTGGCGGCGCTGCTGCTCCAGGCGCAGGACGCGGGCCGGCAACTCACCGCGCAGGAGAAGGCGTACGCCTCCACGATGATCCGTGACAGCGACAACGTCTCCGCGACGGCTCTGTGGATGGCCATCGGGCGGGCGGACGGCCTGGACGCCGCGAACGAGCGGTTCGGGCTCACGGACACCGAGGGCGGCGACGGCCTGTACTGGGGCCTCACCCAGACCACGGCCAGCGATCAACTCGCCCTGCTCCAGCAGGTGTTCGGGGACGACGACACGTCCGTGCTGAGTGCGGCCTCGCGGGCGTACGTCCAGGAGCTGATGGGACAGATCGCGGCGGGCCAGGACTGGGGGGTGTCGGCGGCCGTGTCCGGGTCCCCCGCGGCGGCGTTCGCCCTGAAGAACGGGTGGTTGCCGCGTACCGCGACCGGGCTGTGGGTCATCAACAGCGTCGGCCGGGTCACGGTGGACGGGCGGGAGTACCTGGTCGCGGTGGTGTCGAACGGCAACACGACGAAGGCGAAGGGGATCTCGCTGGTGGAGGCGGCTGCGAAGGCGGCCGTCTCGGTGTTCGGGGACACGGAGAGTCCGGCGGACGCGACGGTCACGGCGAGCGCGGCCACGACGTCGTAG
- the mycP gene encoding type VII secretion-associated serine protease mycosin: MRDEASAVVAGGGRRGPRRRRPSRLGLLSVPLAASLALLPSTAAHADGIRDQQWALGAMHTQEAWRTTKGAGITVAVLDTGVDDEHPDLAGNVLPTKDMVGFGASRGDRSWARHGTAMAGIIAGHGHGVNDGDGVLGIAPEAEILPVRVILEDGDSARSKARSTRGNALAEGIRWAADQDVDVINLSLGDDSESAHPEPSEDAAVQYALAKGSIVVASAGNGGEKGDHISYPAAYPGVIAVTAVDEDGDRAPFSTRRWYATVSAPGVDVVIADPDRKYYEGWGTSAAAAFVSGAVALIKAAHPGLSPAQVKRLLESTAREVPVGGRDDSRGFGFVDPAAAIEEGGKLTPDDLASASYGGKYFGSGPDPVEEEDPTAGWAAPAAGGLGVVLLVTAVVVWRGRGRGRPDEYVI; this comes from the coding sequence ATGCGGGACGAGGCGTCCGCGGTCGTCGCCGGAGGCGGTCGGCGGGGGCCGCGTCGTCGTCGGCCCTCGCGGCTGGGGCTCCTCAGCGTCCCCCTCGCCGCCTCCCTGGCCCTCCTGCCGTCCACCGCCGCGCACGCCGACGGCATCCGGGACCAGCAGTGGGCGTTGGGCGCGATGCACACGCAGGAGGCGTGGCGTACGACGAAGGGCGCCGGCATCACCGTCGCCGTGCTCGACACGGGCGTCGACGACGAGCACCCGGACCTGGCCGGGAACGTCCTGCCGACGAAGGACATGGTCGGCTTCGGGGCGTCGCGCGGCGACCGCTCCTGGGCCCGCCACGGCACCGCCATGGCCGGGATCATCGCCGGACACGGACACGGCGTGAACGACGGGGACGGCGTCCTCGGCATCGCCCCCGAGGCCGAGATCCTCCCCGTCCGCGTGATCCTCGAAGACGGTGACTCGGCCCGCTCCAAGGCCCGCAGCACCCGCGGCAACGCCCTCGCCGAGGGCATCCGCTGGGCCGCCGACCAGGACGTCGACGTCATCAACCTCTCCCTCGGCGACGACTCCGAGTCCGCCCACCCCGAACCCTCCGAGGACGCCGCCGTCCAGTACGCCCTGGCGAAGGGCTCGATCGTCGTCGCCTCGGCCGGCAACGGCGGCGAGAAGGGCGACCACATCTCGTACCCGGCGGCCTACCCGGGCGTGATCGCGGTGACGGCCGTCGACGAGGACGGCGACCGCGCCCCGTTCTCCACCCGCCGCTGGTACGCCACCGTCAGCGCCCCCGGCGTGGACGTCGTCATCGCCGACCCCGACCGCAAGTACTACGAGGGCTGGGGCACCAGCGCCGCCGCGGCCTTCGTCTCCGGCGCCGTCGCCCTCATCAAGGCGGCCCACCCCGGTTTGAGCCCCGCCCAGGTCAAGCGTCTCCTGGAGAGCACCGCCCGCGAAGTCCCCGTCGGCGGTCGCGACGACTCCCGGGGCTTCGGCTTCGTCGACCCGGCGGCCGCCATCGAGGAGGGCGGCAAGCTCACGCCCGACGACCTCGCGTCCGCCTCGTACGGCGGCAAGTACTTCGGCTCGGGCCCGGACCCGGTCGAGGAGGAGGACCCGACCGCCGGCTGGGCCGCCCCCGCCGCGGGCGGCCTGGGCGTGGTCCTGCTGGTCACCGCGGTGGTGGTCTGGCGCGGACGCGGTCGCGGCCGCCCCGACGAGTACGTCATCTGA